The following proteins come from a genomic window of Patescibacteria group bacterium:
- a CDS encoding glycosyltransferase yields MKKLLIVIPAYNEAKIIKANLEKLADYAQANLQAYDYKIVVSDNNSTDLTGRIVKDLLPSINHLEYLFVPQKGKGVAVLTAWQKYQNDYDFFAFMDADLATDLRAFLPLVTALEQGYDLAIGSRYLKESEVRRSLFRKIMSYAYRLFIKIFLNTEINDFPTGFKAVSQKVVKQIIPLVKNTTWFFDSEIIYQSEKRGLKIKEIPVKWVEPRGKGDKSRVNPLKVSLLYLKEIIKLRFFKGR; encoded by the coding sequence ATGAAAAAATTGTTAATTGTAATCCCGGCTTATAATGAGGCTAAAATAATTAAAGCAAATTTAGAAAAATTAGCAGATTATGCCCAGGCAAATTTGCAGGCTTATGATTATAAAATAGTTGTCTCTGATAATAATTCAACTGATTTAACAGGGCGGATTGTGAAAGATTTGCTGCCTTCAATAAATCATTTAGAATATTTGTTTGTGCCGCAAAAAGGCAAGGGCGTGGCAGTTTTAACTGCCTGGCAAAAATACCAAAATGATTATGATTTTTTTGCTTTTATGGATGCTGATTTGGCCACTGATTTGAGAGCATTTTTACCGCTTGTCACTGCCCTGGAGCAGGGCTATGACCTGGCGATTGGTTCAAGGTATTTAAAAGAATCTGAAGTCAGGCGTTCTTTATTTAGAAAAATTATGTCTTATGCTTATCGCTTATTTATAAAAATATTTTTAAATACCGAAATAAATGATTTTCCAACTGGCTTTAAAGCAGTGAGCCAGAAAGTCGTAAAACAAATAATTCCTTTGGTAAAAAACACAACTTGGTTTTTTGATAGTGAAATTATTTATCAGTCAGAAAAAAGAGGCTTGAAAATTAAAGAAATCCCGGTCAAGTGGGTTGAACCAAGAGGCAAGGGCGATAAAAGCAGGGTTAATCCTCTAAAAGTTTCCTTGCTATATTTAAAGGAAATTATTAAGTTAAGATTTTTTAAAGGCAGGTAG